In Juglans regia cultivar Chandler chromosome 13, Walnut 2.0, whole genome shotgun sequence, the following proteins share a genomic window:
- the LOC108988523 gene encoding thioredoxin X, chloroplastic: MDTLLSHSALFLRPPLLPVCTFTSTSSSPTAWLAPSCSKNLFLASRSQRRTPWLRNSSAARKLSITCGGITEINETQFSDIVLKSDRPVLVEFVANWCGPCRLISPAIESVAQEYADRLTVVKIDHDANPRLIEEYKVYGLPTLIFFKNGQEVPESRREGAITKVKLKDYVDALLESLSVA; the protein is encoded by the exons ATGGACACTCTCCTCTCGCATTCAGCGTTATTTTTAAGGCCACCCCTCCTCCCGGTTTGTACATTTACCTCAACCTCCAGCTCCCCAACCGCTTGGTTGGCGCCCAGCTGCTCCAAGAACCTCTTCTTGGCGTCTCGAAGCCAAAGAAGAACACCGTGGTTGCGTAATTCTTCTGCTGCTCGCAAGTTGTCGATAACTTGCGGTGGTATTACGGAGATAAACGAGACCCAGTTCTCTGACATTGTCTTGAAGTCCGACCGTCCTGTTCTCGTGGAGTTTGTCGCCAATTGGTGCGGTCCCTGCCGCTTAATCTCCCCTGCTATCGAATCGGTCGCCCAG GAATATGCAGACAGATTGACGGTTGTAAAAATTGATCATGATGCGAACCCTCGACTAATTGAAGAGTACAAAGTTTATGGATTGCCAACTTTGATCTTCTTCAAGAATGGGCAAGAAGTTCCAGAAAGCAGGAGGGAAGGTGCAATTACGAAAGTGAAGCTTAAGGATTATGTTGATGCCTTGTTGGAGTCACTATCAGTTGCCTAG
- the LOC118344227 gene encoding uncharacterized protein LOC118344227, protein MYHFAPNDIFSDDEEFTHQEIDDELTVTIPEEDLLASNHLNFEQKHAYNLILETLLLDKSAAFFIDGPAGTGKTFLYKAFLAEIRSKHIIALATASSSVVASILPGGRTAYSRFKIPLNIEKNSTCNVSKQGNLAKLLRLAKLIIWDEAPMFGKHSIEAVDKMLRDINDTDLPFGGKVIVFGRDFH, encoded by the coding sequence atgtatcaTTTTGCTCCCAATGATATATTCTCTGATGATGAAGAATTTACACATCAAGAAATTGATGATGAATTAACTGTTACAATTCCAGAAGAAGATCTCCTTGCATCAAATCATctaaattttgaacaaaaacaCGCATATAATTTAATTCTCGAAACTTTACTTCTCGACAAATCTGCTGCATTCTTCATTGATGGTCCTGCTGGCACTGGAAAAACATTTCTATATAAAGCATTTCTTGCTGAAATTAGATCGAAACATATAATAGCACTTGCAACTGCATCATCTAGTGTTGTTGCATCAATTTTACCTGGAGGCCGAACAGCATATTCACGCTTTAAGATTCCATTGAATATAGAGAAAAATAGTACATGTAATGTTAGCAAACAAGGAAATCTTGCTAAATTATTACGTCTtgcaaaattaattatatgggaTGAAGCACCTATGTTTGGAAAACATTCTATAGAGGCAGTAGATAAAATGTTGCGAGATATAAATGATACAGACCTTCCTTTCGGTGGAAAAGTTATTGTTTTTGGTAGAGATTTTCATTAA